In Danaus plexippus chromosome 19, MEX_DaPlex, whole genome shotgun sequence, the following are encoded in one genomic region:
- the LOC116768068 gene encoding alpha-tocopherol transfer protein-like, with the protein MSEISEKQANSVVQLKEWVKGQPHLPQNLDEHLLLRFAHSCYYDMDKAKTTVETFFTVRNSCSDLLTNRDPNSHHMQKIMKVINIGQYELSDNTCLWLWQINDPGLDTYDYTLDAKLFFLTTDAFFMSDKHLYESDIVLMDVKDISLKFITKLNISVARKLAKYQEDAIPIRLKQVHVINAPSFIDKIYGVLKPFMRKEHTEMIHFHSPKSETLFKYIKKEDLPEDYGGLKPSLAELTEDSLEKVMNNREQLLDENLWRTKKNGTSADEGSFRKLAID; encoded by the exons atGTCGGAGATATCAGAGAAACAAGCGAATTCCGTAGTACAGCTGAAAGAATGGGTAAAGGGACAGCCACACTTACCACAGAATTTAG aCGAGCATCTCCTACTACGATTCGCTCATAGCTGTTACTACGACATGGACAAAGCGAAGACAACAGTGGAAACATTTTTCACAGTAAGAAATTCGTGTTCAGATCTTTTGACAAACAGAGATCCGAACTCGCATCACATGCAAAAGATAATGAAAGTTAT taacatAGGACAATATGAATTATCAGATAACACATGTCTATGGCTCTGGCAGATCAATGACCCCGGTCTAGACACCTACGACTACACTTTAGACGCCAAGCTATTCTTCTTAACAACCGACGCATTTTTCATGAGCGACAAACATCTGTACGAATCGGACATCGTATTGATGGACGTCAAGGACATCTCATTGAAGTTTATAACGAAATTGAATATTTCCGTAGCTAGAAAACTGGCCAAATACCAGGag gaCGCGATCCCAATAAGACTAAAACAGGTGCATGTGATAAACGCTCCATcgtttatagataaaatatacggAGTTCTGAAACCTTTTATGAGAAAAGAACATACAGAAATG atACATTTCCACTCACCCAAATCTGaaacattattcaaatatataaagaaagagGATCTGCCAGAAGATTATGGCGGTCTGAAACCTTCTCTGGCGGAGCTAACGGAGGATAGTTTGGAAAAAGTTATGAATAAcag AGAACAATTATTGGATGAAAATCTATGGCGAACGAAAAAGAACGGGACGTCCGCGGATGAAGGCTCCTTCAGGAAGCTAGCTATAGATTaa
- the LOC116767987 gene encoding uncharacterized protein LOC116767987: protein MFNIKLRGLYYICHKIPIRTLRSRTKRSDHNPNPGLENRLRVFRKEGIGINNENAEEFVEQSDSNFYDVGQAYNQHLNETLIGKHELRHQIVKEKYFKENMPNLLTWSEKEQIRHLASTQPDEWTPKRIAESFPITESVAKKVLKYPWKPATEQRIARHDASAMRNWRELKEGTLDIPEDLRKHFLKFSERTIPPLNKKSLKVDLSSKKMGEFEQIIQKCAMKEEEKEKYRETRTEDQTIKENKNVSKKDNKMVTLDELTRKIKDRLEQGDNVNLNDHIIVDSIDTLKTESSTKETNSTEIELINEKREMSLTNFKENNEEVLIDNYPERIRIPKKAYKRGATYKVNDCFYDDDGRFLYRVIGMTS, encoded by the exons atgtttaatattaaattaagaggCCTTTACTACATTTGTCACAAAATTCCTATTCGAACTTTAAGAAGCAGGACCAAGAGAAGCGATCATAATCCAAATCCTGGTTTAGAAAATAGGTTACGAGTTTTTAGAAAAGAAGGTATTGGAATCAATAATGAAAATGCAGAAGAGTTTGTCGAGCAGTCGGATAGTAACTTTTACGAT GTCGGTCAAGCGTATAACCAACATTTGAATGAAACCCTTATCGGAAAACATGAATTGCGCCATCAAatagttaaagaaaaatattttaaagaaaatatgccAAACCTATTGACCTGGAGTGAAAAAGAACAAATACGTCATCTCGCTTCAACACAACCAGATGAATGGACACCGAAAAGGATTGCGGAAAGCTTTCCTATCACTGAATCAGTTGCAAag AAAGTACTGAAATATCCATGGAAACCTGCCACTGAACAAAGAATAGCTCGTCATGATGCTTCAGCTATGAGAAACTGGAGGGAACTGAAAGAAGGAACTCTCGACATACCAGAAGATCTACGAAAACACTTTCTAAAATTCTCTGAGCGCACAATACCacctcttaataaaaaatccctTAAGGTTGACTTGTCAAGTAAAAAAATGGGGGAGTTTGagcaaattatacaaaaatgtgccatgaaagaagaagaaaaagaaaaatatagggAAACTAGAACAGAGGATCAAACaatcaaagaaaataagaatGTTTCAAAGAAAGACAATAAAATGGTAACATTAGATGAATtaacaagaaaaattaaagacaGATTAGAACAAGGAGACAATGTCAACTTAAATGATCACATCATTGTTGACTCTATAGATACCTTAAAGACAGAAAGTTCGACTAAAGAAACAAACAGTACAGAAATAGAATTAATCAATGAAAAAAGAGAAATGTCCCTAACaaactttaaagaaaataacgaAGAGGTTTTAATCGACAATTATCCTGAAAGAATAAGAATACCAAAAAAGGCTTACAAAAGAGGTGCTACATATAAAGTTAATGATTGTTTCTATGATGATGATGGCCGGTTTTTATATAGGGTCATTGGAATGACCAGCTGA
- the LOC116768109 gene encoding alpha-tocopherol transfer protein-like produces MMPDQELEWNTALVPIKDWLVKQPHLPNDIGDVLLRRFYVSCDRSMERVKRTIDLFFTIRSTAPELFLKRDPWAPEIRRVFEITDMLPLPNKTKENYKVFVYRLNNPDYDLFNFIDAIKVFFMLADTRLTEEDDIPSGEIPIFDATNVTLKFMGKINLTVLRKYMLYTQEALPIRLKQVHIINAPPYIGKLYAICKPFINTEVAKLIKFHEPNSSTLYEDVPVEILPDELGGSAGTIEQIKKYWIKRIEAKRDWFLSNDKEWCVDEALRPRETTRDERTTDLPGSFRSLAFD; encoded by the exons A TGATGCCGGACCAGGAATTGGAATGGAACACAGCCCTCGTTCCGATAAAGGATTGGTTGGTCAAACAACCTCATCTACCCAACGATATAG GTGATGTGCTCCTTCGTCGATTCTACGTGAGCTGCGATCGTTCTATGGAGCGAGTAAAGAGAACGATTGATCTGTTCTTCACAATCCGATCAACAGCACCAGAACTGTTCCTTAAAAGGGACCCCTGGGCGCCGGAAATACGAAGAGTCTTTGAAATAAC TGACATGTTGCCGCTACCAAATAAGACGAAGGAGAACTACAAAGTATTTGTATACCGTCTGAACAATCCCGACTACGATCTGTTCAACTTCATAGACGCTATCAAGGTGTTCTTCATGTTGGCTGACACTCGACTCACAGAGGAAGACGATATTCCTTCAGGAGAAATACCGATATTCGATGCTACGAACGTCACCCTCAAATTCATGGGAAAAATCAATCTGACAGTACTCAGGAAATATATGCTTTACACACAG GAAGCTCTGCCAATAAGACTAAAACAGGTTCATATAATAAACGCTCCGCCTTACATCGGGAAGTTATACGCGATTTGCAAACCGTTCATCAACACTGAGGTCGCTAAACTG ATAAAATTCCACGAGCCGAATTCAAGCACGTTGTACGAAGACGTACCAGTTGAGATATTACCGGACGAACTCGGAGGTTCCGCTGGCACCATCGAGCAGATCAAGAAGTACTGGATCAAGAGAATCGAAGCCAAGAG GGACTGGTTCCTCTCGAATGACAAAGAGTGGTGTGTGGATGAGGCGCTTCGTCCCCGAGAAACCACGAGGGATGAAAGGACTACTGACCTCCCCGGATCATTCCGATCACTAGCCTTCGATTAA
- the LOC116768162 gene encoding alpha-tocopherol transfer protein-like, with protein MISLVNDNILESMNHFLFIFNVSQMTDVQNVLYIKEWMSKEPHLPSDLDDVVITKFLHSCYGSLEKTKKCIDNFCSTRSRLSEIYTLRDPLSPNVQTALSLMVGGTYVCGNTEVIINKFDDATLERFSFFDMLKALCMTMDYWIQYQPYLLDEHLLVVDMTNITMKIIPKLNIMYLRDFIVFLLQGVPVRVKRIVAVNAPSFYDKIYAFIKPVLPAEVCDIIHFYTDYKSLHKIVDKKHLPIEYGGEGQSIYEQNQEWIQNLEKNRQMFLNDDMWKADMKKKMKSSAQDNTMNGSFRTLHID; from the exons atgatttcattagtaaatgataatattttagaatcaATGAaccatttcttatttatttttaacgtatCCCAGATGACAGACgttcaaaatgtattatatata aaagagtgGATGTCTAAAGAGCCTCACCTGCCTTCGGATCTTG ACGATGTCGTCATCACTAAGTTTCTTCACAGTTGTTACGGAAGCCTGGAGAAAACCAAGAAGTGTATAGACAACTTCTGCTCTACCAGATCTAGGTTGTCAGAGATCTATACTTTGCGAGATCCTCTGTCCCCTAATGTACAAACAGCTTTATCACTAAT GGTTGGCGGAACTTATGTTTGCGGCAACACTgaagttataataaacaaattcgaCGATGCAACCTTAGAAAGGTTCTCATTCTTCGACATGCTGAAAGCCCTCTGTATGACCATGGATTACTGGATCCAGTACCAGCCATACCTCCTCGACGAACACTTGCTGGTCGTGGACATGACGAACATCACCATGAAAATTATACCCAAACTGAATATCATGTATTTAAGAGATTTCATAGTATTTCTTCTG caaGGTGTACCTGTACGTGTCAAGAGAATAGTTGCTGTTAATGCGCCATCATTTTACGATAAAATTTACGCCTTTATAAAACCAGTGTTGCCAGCAGAAGTTTGTGATATT atacATTTCTACACGGATTATAAAAGTCTACACAAAATTGTCGATAAGAAACATTTACCGATTGAATATGGCGGCGAAGGGCAAAgtatttatgaacaaaatcAAGAATGGAtacaaaatttagaaaaaaatag aCAAATGTTCTTGAATGATGACATGTGGAAAGCGgatatgaaaaagaaaatgaagaGCAGCGCTCAGGATAACACGATGAATGGCTCATTCAGGACCCTGCACATAGATTAG